The proteins below come from a single Deltaproteobacteria bacterium genomic window:
- a CDS encoding PIN domain-containing protein — MILVDTSVWIEFFKKSPSIELTQLELFIEEGEVATCLPIQAELFSGEVSPKFEKILQDAFQAMVFVDPDWNSPTTWKNITEFSSKARNLKVGIPKLVDRMILYCAKQSKTTLWTLDKKLKKLAVSLRVQVY, encoded by the coding sequence ATGATCTTGGTCGATACTTCGGTTTGGATTGAATTTTTTAAAAAATCTCCTTCTATAGAATTAACCCAGTTAGAGCTTTTTATTGAAGAAGGCGAGGTAGCTACTTGTTTGCCTATTCAAGCTGAACTTTTTTCTGGAGAGGTTTCCCCTAAGTTTGAGAAAATTCTTCAAGACGCCTTTCAGGCCATGGTATTTGTAGATCCTGATTGGAATTCGCCAACTACCTGGAAGAACATTACTGAGTTTTCTTCGAAAGCAAGAAATTTAAAGGTAGGCATTCCTAAATTGGTGGATCGCATGATCCTCTATTGTGCCAAACAATCTAAAACCACCCTTTGGACCCTTGATAAAAAATTAAAAAAACTGGCAGTTTCTCTTCGAGTTCAAGTTTATTGA
- a CDS encoding type II toxin-antitoxin system VapB family antitoxin codes for MNIPPDLLHEAMKASGAATKTMAVVMGLQELIRKKRLQQLLQLKGLGAVKLPAKSLRKMRDR; via the coding sequence ATGAATATACCTCCCGATCTACTTCACGAAGCGATGAAAGCAAGCGGAGCAGCGACCAAAACCATGGCGGTCGTTATGGGGTTGCAAGAGTTAATTCGCAAGAAGCGCTTGCAACAGTTATTGCAGCTTAAGGGTTTAGGTGCGGTTAAGCTCCCCGCTAAATCTTTACGTAAAATGCGTGACCGCTAA
- the rlmB gene encoding 23S rRNA (guanosine(2251)-2'-O)-methyltransferase RlmB: MEIIFGRRPVLECLRAQRRKITKLYYQENLREGENQELLALAKDKKVPLQSVKRQWLDDKSQNAHHQGFLAEVSSYLFLPWEETFNTIQTKEQGLWVAFDEIQDPQNVGSLIRSAVCLGVEGVFILKHRSCGITPAVVRASSGATEHASVIQVTNLVSTLQALQDIGVVVFGLDASGADEIHMLKFPAKSLLVLGAEGKGLRRLTKEHCDKLVRIPQVSSVASLNVGVAGAIAMFSAQYHR; this comes from the coding sequence ATGGAAATTATTTTTGGTCGGCGGCCTGTCTTAGAATGTCTGCGTGCGCAGCGCCGAAAAATTACCAAACTTTATTATCAAGAAAATCTACGCGAGGGGGAAAATCAAGAATTGTTAGCCTTGGCTAAAGATAAAAAAGTTCCCCTGCAATCGGTTAAGCGGCAGTGGCTCGATGACAAAAGCCAGAACGCCCATCATCAGGGTTTTTTGGCAGAAGTCAGTAGTTATTTATTTTTACCGTGGGAAGAAACCTTCAATACCATTCAAACTAAAGAGCAAGGGTTGTGGGTGGCCTTTGATGAAATTCAAGATCCACAAAATGTGGGGAGTTTAATTCGCAGTGCAGTTTGTTTGGGGGTGGAGGGGGTTTTTATTTTGAAGCACCGTAGTTGTGGCATTACGCCGGCAGTAGTGAGGGCAAGCTCGGGGGCTACAGAACATGCTTCGGTTATCCAAGTGACTAATTTGGTCAGCACCCTACAGGCCTTGCAAGATATAGGCGTCGTGGTGTTTGGTTTAGATGCCAGCGGAGCTGACGAAATTCACATGTTGAAATTTCCAGCCAAATCACTTTTAGTGTTGGGCGCTGAAGGCAAGGGCCTGCGCCGTTTGACCAAAGAGCATTGTGATAAGCTGGTGCGCATTCCCCAAGTGTCGTCGGTGGCATCGCTTAATGTGGGGGTAGCCGGGGCCATTGCAATGTTTTCGGCGCAATACCATCGATAA
- a CDS encoding SUMF1/EgtB/PvdO family nonheme iron enzyme: MNTYVDTTKPIFEADFARGLPGSVGPEQGQRLWVVVALEGLWLAKNPTAEAKLPAYFATLETAAAGDGSLVRAFHRLPDDVQTSISEAVGSRAIVIKLLTAAYNPDAVFDTVIQNIARDLYFGSKLQEASVLYSLLIQDKQPFDIPVSGPVREFAKTQLAVLQGNGDAKYFIPSLVHYATQLQQNIFDGEMLSALLVAGVMGRVAKFVSIRRSVQLAKGTGAIWKARAVGTAAEVGGLSAVNLGFQWHHQGYLNFSDVKTSLLRNAVAIPVLKGMGGLVSRTMGNNVFLHHVAGTAGLMTAHELEYRVGIVDHRLPLGISAIHAGSFQIQAALGMKGAAALLGPRFQALNAYWENQAKRLELGVEKGFRLPPSWHPSVFPRLSALSGPRFAWEGGPSGNFDPILMGADPTVNHVGSTALATMGPADAPPGTGTGWRFPTMLPAQQGEVVYTHGRFVLKVGDFLPGGKRFQVVRKLGQGGFGVAIQVLNLDFGRHEVIKIPHSGRVTPVDQTKFENETRIAANLAAGIAPAIYDQFEIVRGLKVPRMEYVPGVDLRDLLDLVRDGQVKLTFLDLLETFREICDQVAKMHQAGVAHLDLKPENIRIMPAAKPRIMDLGLAVKVMSDDGLTLPDTMAGTPLYMSPEMVRGSKGGSLPNFRSPDIYALGVMLFELVTQVHPLWEFRDGDPGRGEPKKVVNVDVSERLSPFNIITRLLDAHHPIVAFEDLSAQPLTPPQKNLEVFVLQAMERDPAQRYQNVKDLRNNIDALIRGIKSIHQSSGHDYRREVYEHLLTQGTDAIKRAQDIKEEMGQVAAAIHEAHDKMYEGGVINHEMARRVQLLPHRLRELQLQRNNLLLQARNALSNALIYEPNPQGKNLLAEVAWIELVEHEDRLSPVARDDLVRTIEENDTVGTLNRVLSPVEGVTRVSLTSNLPSLDPVGMSIRAHLPDEHGNYLPHPEALIFKVSEPKDVNLKPGYYQFEFVAEGYAPLKIPVFISLRDVRNYLQNGNAYELPVTFYPTRLVPKGFYVISAGDYYTGMDVFYDGDPSFIHSRPLRREHLPAFAMSDPVQIRHYKTFLQALVAAGRVEEAQQYLPRYEDLTHDRRSTPSLLQWEIIEKGSNQHELVVPAQDKWGDSISDDQPVHSISHDATTAFTAWFTQRALRNLWTARLPTVAELEKVARNGEFKWNFPWGNTFDPLYAVTSMAFSNPGANRVMPVGGHPKPQFNRDRSLFGPMDIVGNTRELTLNGPTPNTFYYFGGSNRTPDGGFFWPAGRHFTDKKKVQDYYGSFRLVYTLPDGP, from the coding sequence ATGAATACCTACGTTGACACAACTAAACCCATCTTTGAGGCTGATTTTGCCCGAGGCTTACCTGGATCCGTGGGGCCCGAACAGGGGCAACGCCTTTGGGTGGTGGTAGCCCTGGAGGGTCTTTGGTTGGCCAAAAATCCAACGGCTGAAGCCAAGCTACCCGCTTATTTTGCAACTTTAGAGACCGCCGCTGCTGGAGACGGGAGTTTGGTTCGCGCTTTTCATCGGTTGCCCGATGACGTTCAAACCAGTATCAGCGAGGCCGTTGGTAGCCGTGCTATTGTCATCAAACTATTAACGGCGGCCTATAATCCCGATGCTGTTTTCGACACCGTTATTCAAAATATAGCGAGGGACCTCTATTTTGGCAGCAAGCTGCAAGAGGCGTCGGTATTATATTCCCTGCTCATCCAAGATAAACAACCTTTCGACATCCCTGTGTCAGGCCCGGTGCGTGAATTTGCCAAGACCCAATTAGCGGTGTTGCAAGGCAATGGGGATGCAAAATATTTTATTCCATCGTTGGTGCATTATGCCACCCAACTGCAACAGAATATTTTTGACGGCGAGATGCTGTCGGCTTTGCTGGTGGCCGGCGTGATGGGGAGAGTGGCTAAATTTGTGTCGATCCGACGTTCGGTGCAATTGGCAAAAGGTACCGGTGCCATCTGGAAGGCGAGGGCGGTTGGTACAGCAGCAGAAGTGGGTGGGCTATCCGCGGTTAATTTAGGTTTTCAGTGGCATCATCAAGGCTACCTGAATTTTTCAGACGTCAAAACAAGCTTGTTGCGCAATGCGGTGGCAATTCCCGTATTGAAAGGCATGGGCGGTTTGGTGAGCCGCACCATGGGCAACAATGTCTTCTTGCATCATGTGGCGGGCACAGCGGGCTTAATGACCGCCCATGAATTGGAATATCGAGTGGGTATTGTCGACCATCGCCTGCCTTTGGGCATTAGTGCCATTCATGCCGGCAGCTTTCAAATTCAGGCTGCGTTGGGGATGAAGGGTGCTGCCGCCTTACTTGGCCCACGGTTTCAGGCCTTGAACGCCTATTGGGAAAATCAAGCTAAGCGTTTAGAATTGGGAGTTGAGAAAGGTTTCCGCTTACCACCGTCTTGGCATCCGTCCGTTTTTCCACGGTTGTCTGCTCTGAGTGGGCCAAGATTTGCTTGGGAGGGCGGTCCCTCAGGCAATTTTGATCCTATTTTAATGGGCGCAGATCCCACGGTGAATCATGTTGGCTCTACAGCCCTAGCGACCATGGGCCCAGCAGATGCTCCTCCGGGGACAGGTACCGGTTGGAGGTTTCCAACCATGTTACCTGCACAACAGGGAGAAGTTGTGTATACCCATGGTAGGTTTGTCTTGAAGGTGGGGGATTTCCTACCAGGAGGCAAACGTTTTCAAGTGGTCAGAAAGCTGGGCCAAGGGGGTTTTGGTGTAGCTATTCAGGTTTTGAATTTAGATTTTGGTCGTCATGAAGTTATTAAGATTCCCCATAGTGGTCGTGTCACTCCAGTCGATCAAACCAAATTTGAAAATGAAACCAGAATAGCGGCTAATCTTGCCGCAGGGATTGCCCCAGCCATTTATGATCAATTTGAGATTGTACGTGGATTAAAAGTTCCTCGGATGGAATATGTTCCCGGGGTTGATTTAAGAGATTTGTTAGACTTGGTACGGGATGGGCAGGTTAAATTAACTTTTCTAGATCTACTAGAAACGTTTCGCGAAATTTGTGATCAAGTCGCAAAGATGCACCAAGCTGGCGTTGCCCATTTGGATCTTAAGCCAGAAAATATTCGGATCATGCCCGCAGCTAAACCACGGATCATGGACTTGGGCTTGGCTGTGAAGGTGATGTCGGATGATGGATTAACGCTCCCTGATACGATGGCAGGGACTCCACTCTATATGTCTCCTGAAATGGTTCGTGGTTCAAAAGGAGGGTCGCTGCCAAATTTTCGTAGCCCCGATATTTATGCCTTAGGGGTTATGCTTTTTGAACTGGTAACGCAAGTTCATCCTCTATGGGAATTTCGTGATGGCGATCCAGGCCGTGGTGAACCCAAAAAGGTGGTCAATGTTGATGTCAGTGAACGGCTCAGCCCGTTTAATATCATTACTCGTTTGTTGGATGCTCACCACCCCATCGTAGCTTTTGAAGATCTCTCCGCCCAACCCCTAACGCCCCCTCAGAAAAATTTAGAAGTTTTTGTTCTCCAGGCCATGGAAAGAGATCCGGCCCAGCGTTATCAGAATGTTAAGGATTTAAGAAATAACATTGATGCATTGATCCGAGGCATTAAATCAATTCATCAGAGTTCGGGCCATGATTATCGACGAGAGGTTTATGAACATTTATTGACTCAAGGCACCGATGCCATCAAAAGGGCTCAAGACATAAAAGAAGAGATGGGCCAAGTTGCTGCAGCAATTCATGAAGCCCATGATAAAATGTATGAAGGTGGGGTTATTAATCATGAAATGGCAAGACGGGTGCAACTGCTTCCCCATCGTTTAAGAGAGCTGCAACTGCAACGCAATAATCTTTTGTTGCAAGCCCGCAATGCCTTGAGCAATGCCTTAATTTATGAACCCAACCCGCAAGGCAAGAATTTATTGGCAGAAGTAGCTTGGATTGAATTGGTGGAACATGAAGACCGTTTAAGCCCCGTTGCCCGGGATGATTTAGTACGTACCATAGAAGAGAATGATACCGTTGGTACTTTAAATCGTGTCCTTTCTCCTGTAGAAGGGGTGACTCGTGTAAGCCTGACGAGCAATCTTCCTTCTCTTGATCCAGTTGGCATGAGTATTCGTGCGCATCTTCCAGATGAACATGGCAATTACCTGCCTCATCCTGAGGCGCTCATTTTTAAGGTAAGTGAACCCAAAGATGTCAACCTAAAACCAGGCTATTATCAATTTGAATTCGTCGCCGAAGGTTACGCCCCTTTAAAAATTCCTGTATTCATTAGTTTAAGGGATGTTCGTAACTATTTACAAAACGGTAATGCCTATGAGCTTCCCGTAACATTTTATCCCACTCGTCTTGTACCGAAAGGTTTTTACGTAATTTCAGCCGGGGATTATTATACAGGTATGGATGTCTTTTATGATGGAGATCCATCGTTCATTCATTCCCGCCCTTTGCGAAGAGAACATCTACCAGCCTTTGCCATGTCTGATCCCGTGCAAATTAGGCACTATAAAACGTTTCTTCAAGCATTAGTTGCTGCAGGTCGGGTAGAAGAAGCCCAACAATATCTCCCACGCTATGAAGATTTAACTCATGATCGGCGCTCAACTCCTAGTTTATTGCAATGGGAAATTATCGAGAAGGGTTCCAATCAACATGAACTCGTTGTACCCGCTCAAGATAAATGGGGTGATTCTATTTCAGATGATCAACCCGTTCATTCTATTTCGCATGATGCCACCACCGCCTTTACTGCATGGTTTACTCAAAGAGCGCTTAGAAATCTTTGGACAGCGCGTCTGCCAACCGTAGCAGAATTAGAAAAAGTTGCCCGTAATGGAGAATTTAAATGGAATTTTCCTTGGGGAAATACCTTTGACCCTCTTTATGCCGTAACTTCGATGGCTTTTAGTAACCCTGGTGCTAATCGAGTGATGCCCGTGGGGGGGCATCCTAAGCCCCAATTTAATCGTGACAGATCTCTCTTTGGTCCAATGGATATCGTGGGGAACACCCGAGAGCTAACCTTGAATGGCCCAACCCCCAATACTTTTTATTATTTTGGAGGTTCCAACCGAACTCCGGATGGGGGCTTTTTTTGGCCCGCCGGGCGGCATTTTACTGATAAAAAGAAGGTACAAGATTATTATGGTTCTTTTCGGTTGGTCTATACCTTGCCTGATGGACCATAG
- the pyrF gene encoding orotidine-5'-phosphate decarboxylase, producing MKNAYPNSKLICALDVANLKAAKGMVRRLGSAVQWYKVGLRLFSQEGPVIVHWLKKQKKRVFLDLKLHDIPNTVAEACRVAVGMKVDMLTVHASGGLEMLQVASLAAQEEAQRLKVHAPLIVAVTVLTSLNDLSFLGISDPISEQVLRLAKLAEAAKLSGVVCSPLEIEILRQKFPKTLKLVTPGIRPPGSPHGDQKRVLTAQEAFAAGADYIVVGRPILTADDPKAVVKQLLATN from the coding sequence ATGAAAAATGCTTATCCTAATTCAAAACTCATTTGTGCACTTGATGTGGCCAATCTCAAAGCGGCCAAGGGCATGGTTCGTCGTTTAGGCAGTGCTGTGCAATGGTATAAAGTGGGGTTGAGGCTCTTTAGCCAAGAAGGGCCGGTGATCGTTCACTGGCTAAAAAAACAAAAAAAGCGCGTTTTTCTTGATTTAAAATTGCACGACATCCCCAATACCGTTGCTGAGGCCTGCCGGGTGGCCGTGGGTATGAAAGTCGATATGCTAACGGTTCATGCCAGCGGTGGTTTAGAAATGCTGCAGGTAGCCAGCCTTGCTGCGCAAGAAGAAGCGCAGCGGCTTAAAGTGCATGCACCGCTTATCGTGGCAGTCACTGTATTGACCAGCCTAAACGATCTTTCGTTTTTGGGGATTAGCGACCCAATTTCTGAGCAGGTGCTACGCCTAGCCAAGCTTGCCGAAGCTGCCAAACTCTCCGGGGTTGTTTGTTCGCCCTTAGAAATTGAAATTTTACGGCAGAAGTTCCCCAAAACTCTAAAATTAGTCACCCCAGGCATCAGGCCGCCGGGTTCACCCCATGGGGATCAAAAGCGCGTGCTCACAGCCCAAGAGGCCTTTGCCGCCGGGGCAGATTATATTGTCGTGGGTAGGCCTATCTTAACGGCCGATGACCCTAAGGCTGTGGTGAAACAATTGCTGGCAACAAACTAG
- a CDS encoding proline--tRNA ligase, which produces MKQSQLLIPTLREAPSDAEVASHQLMIRAGYIRKLAAGVYTFLPLAQRVLRKIERIIEEEMTAAGAQQVLLPIVMPAELWIETGRWNYYGKELLRFKDRHDRDFCIGPTHEEAITDLVRNNVSSYRQLPMNLFQIQTKFRDEVRPRYGLMRGREFIMKDGYSFHVDEASCLQEYENMGQAYKKIFSRCGLKFRAVEAMTGNIGGSKSHEFQVLAASGEDIILSCNQCEYAANVEKAALGKLKPLEQNASAGQAKKVKTPGMHTVEDVAKFLNANPQQLVKTLIYKADQNFIAALVRGDRELMEAKLKNVLGCQELIMATGAEIEKVTGGPLGFSGPIGLQIPIYADFEIAGIGQFITGANAQDLHLQNVNLSDFKVKGYYDLRRAMAGDACPHCASGKYEEHRGIEVGQIFYLGTKYSKSMKAVYLDEKGQEQVMIMGTYGIGVSRTAAAAIEQNHDANGMIWPYQIAPFHFHLVSLDIEKDEVRKVSEEFYQQLRAAGIEVLWDDRVISPGMKFKDSDLIGIPYRIVVGARGLKDSCVEIKTRANGSVNKVTLAELVSTVQKIHHEKCLS; this is translated from the coding sequence ATGAAACAAAGTCAGTTGCTAATCCCAACCTTACGCGAAGCCCCCAGTGATGCCGAGGTAGCGAGCCACCAACTCATGATACGGGCGGGTTATATTCGTAAACTGGCTGCCGGAGTTTATACTTTTTTGCCATTGGCGCAGCGGGTGTTGCGCAAAATTGAACGCATCATTGAAGAAGAAATGACAGCGGCTGGTGCCCAACAGGTGTTGCTGCCCATTGTGATGCCAGCGGAGCTGTGGATCGAAACCGGGCGTTGGAATTATTATGGCAAAGAGTTGCTGCGCTTCAAAGATCGTCATGATCGGGATTTTTGTATTGGGCCTACCCACGAAGAAGCGATTACTGATTTAGTGCGCAATAATGTAAGTTCTTATCGTCAATTACCCATGAATCTTTTTCAAATTCAAACCAAGTTTCGCGACGAAGTGCGCCCACGCTATGGTTTAATGCGGGGGCGCGAATTTATCATGAAAGATGGTTATTCTTTTCATGTCGATGAGGCCTCGTGTTTACAAGAATATGAAAATATGGGGCAGGCCTATAAAAAGATTTTTTCTCGGTGTGGTTTAAAGTTTCGAGCGGTCGAGGCCATGACCGGTAATATTGGTGGCAGCAAGAGTCATGAGTTTCAGGTGTTGGCGGCTAGTGGCGAAGACATAATTTTGAGCTGTAACCAATGTGAATATGCGGCCAATGTTGAAAAAGCGGCCTTAGGCAAGTTAAAGCCGCTCGAGCAAAATGCGAGTGCTGGTCAAGCTAAAAAAGTCAAAACCCCTGGCATGCACACGGTTGAAGACGTTGCCAAATTTTTAAATGCCAATCCTCAACAACTCGTAAAAACGCTCATTTATAAAGCCGATCAAAATTTTATTGCAGCTTTAGTGCGGGGCGATCGTGAGCTCATGGAAGCCAAACTTAAAAATGTTTTAGGCTGCCAAGAACTCATCATGGCGACCGGTGCTGAAATCGAAAAGGTTACCGGCGGCCCATTGGGTTTTTCAGGTCCGATCGGTTTGCAAATCCCTATTTATGCCGATTTTGAAATTGCCGGAATAGGCCAATTTATTACCGGGGCTAATGCCCAAGATTTACATTTGCAAAATGTTAATCTGAGTGATTTTAAGGTGAAGGGATATTATGATTTGCGGCGAGCCATGGCAGGCGATGCTTGCCCCCATTGTGCTAGCGGGAAATATGAAGAACATCGTGGCATTGAAGTTGGGCAAATTTTTTATTTGGGCACCAAATATTCCAAAAGCATGAAGGCCGTTTACCTCGACGAAAAGGGCCAAGAGCAAGTCATGATTATGGGCACCTATGGCATTGGGGTCAGCCGCACGGCGGCCGCTGCGATCGAGCAAAATCACGATGCCAATGGCATGATTTGGCCTTATCAAATTGCGCCGTTTCATTTTCATTTGGTATCCCTTGATATTGAAAAAGATGAAGTAAGAAAAGTTAGCGAAGAGTTTTACCAACAATTACGAGCTGCAGGCATTGAGGTTTTATGGGATGATCGGGTAATTTCTCCGGGGATGAAATTTAAAGATAGCGATCTTATCGGTATTCCCTATCGCATTGTGGTAGGGGCACGTGGGCTTAAAGATAGTTGTGTGGAAATTAAAACTCGGGCCAATGGTTCGGTTAACAAAGTTACCTTGGCAGAATTAGTTTCTACGGTTCAAAAAATTCATCATGAAAAATGCTTATCCTAA
- a CDS encoding flavodoxin-dependent (E)-4-hydroxy-3-methylbut-2-enyl-diphosphate synthase: MACERPSEDLVSTSLPFDPLQHVRRAAETVGVGPCWVGGKHSVRVQVDLQGGEIPWVELEKLLQEERVPEIVSVVIRDAQRLEKNLSLFATFRKRFPKLALAIDLGDQGVLFPQVVPMVDKVSVCPDRTLNEEGWKNQALEILRVAKLWPASLEWKVDENVETLVELAKLAKLEQVPVHLCWQGSDVLHHNRYLAARLKQENLYTPLRLSSPKISQQDHLLLCGELGSLLIDGLGDIISIPLADPHAAVHLAYNLLQGCRVRLSKTEFIACPSCGRTQFDLQTTTQKVKANTSHLKGVKIAIMGCIVNGPGEMADADFGYVGGGPGRIHLYVGKECVEKNLPSEVAVEKLIDLIKAHGKWVEPIQVTA; the protein is encoded by the coding sequence ATGGCTTGCGAAAGGCCTTCAGAGGATCTTGTCAGTACATCGTTACCCTTTGACCCCCTTCAACATGTCCGCAGGGCGGCGGAGACGGTGGGGGTGGGGCCTTGCTGGGTGGGGGGGAAGCATAGTGTGCGGGTGCAGGTTGATTTGCAAGGTGGCGAAATCCCCTGGGTTGAGTTGGAGAAGCTTTTGCAAGAGGAACGAGTGCCTGAGATTGTGTCGGTTGTGATTCGTGATGCGCAAAGGTTAGAAAAAAATCTTTCATTGTTTGCAACATTTCGCAAAAGATTTCCTAAGTTGGCCTTAGCGATCGACTTGGGGGATCAGGGGGTTTTGTTTCCGCAAGTTGTGCCCATGGTTGATAAGGTTAGCGTGTGCCCGGATCGAACCTTGAATGAAGAAGGTTGGAAAAATCAGGCCTTGGAAATTTTACGGGTGGCTAAACTTTGGCCGGCGAGTTTGGAATGGAAGGTAGATGAGAATGTGGAAACTTTGGTCGAATTGGCCAAGCTTGCCAAACTTGAGCAAGTGCCGGTGCATCTATGTTGGCAAGGATCTGACGTTTTGCATCACAACCGTTATTTAGCTGCGCGCTTAAAACAAGAAAACCTTTATACTCCGCTCCGTTTATCTTCCCCAAAAATTTCTCAACAAGATCATCTTTTGTTGTGTGGAGAATTGGGCAGTTTGTTGATTGACGGTTTGGGCGATATTATTTCTATTCCCTTAGCCGACCCCCATGCGGCAGTGCATCTCGCTTATAATTTGTTGCAAGGTTGTAGGGTGCGTTTATCCAAAACCGAATTTATTGCTTGCCCATCTTGTGGGCGCACGCAATTTGATTTACAAACCACAACGCAAAAGGTTAAGGCGAACACTTCCCATTTAAAAGGGGTGAAAATTGCCATCATGGGTTGCATTGTGAATGGGCCTGGTGAAATGGCCGATGCCGATTTTGGCTATGTGGGCGGAGGGCCAGGGCGGATTCACCTTTATGTGGGCAAGGAATGTGTCGAAAAAAATCTTCCTTCCGAAGTAGCTGTGGAAAAGTTAATTGATTTAATCAAAGCCCATGGGAAATGGGTTGAACCTATTCAGGTAACCGCATGA
- a CDS encoding HAD-IA family hydrolase, giving the protein MAKRAYGLIIFDLDGTLIDSRQDIANSINFALASVGLSPLSEMEISGFVGHGVRALIGQVLGSLEDSRLPVLRKNFQEHYAQHLLDTTQLYAGISELLKSLPEIELAVVSNKPQRMTEKILKGLNIERYFKWVVGGDTYPVMKPDPQVLSNILAQSQKNKERLMVGDSSVDIRTGRACGINTCGVTYGFRPIEELKAAGPDILVHSVTELQQVLAGESD; this is encoded by the coding sequence ATGGCTAAACGTGCCTATGGCCTCATCATCTTTGATTTAGATGGTACCCTCATCGATTCAAGGCAGGATATTGCTAATTCCATTAATTTTGCTTTAGCAAGTGTTGGCTTGAGCCCACTTTCAGAAATGGAGATTTCGGGTTTTGTGGGCCATGGAGTGCGGGCCTTAATAGGGCAGGTGTTGGGGAGCTTAGAAGATTCAAGGCTCCCCGTGCTTCGTAAAAATTTCCAAGAACATTATGCTCAACACCTCCTAGACACCACCCAACTTTATGCGGGGATAAGTGAACTTTTAAAAAGTCTGCCAGAAATAGAATTAGCGGTGGTGAGCAATAAACCCCAGCGAATGACCGAAAAGATTTTAAAAGGGTTAAATATTGAACGCTATTTTAAATGGGTGGTGGGGGGCGATACCTATCCAGTGATGAAGCCCGACCCTCAAGTTTTGAGCAACATTCTAGCGCAATCGCAGAAAAATAAAGAGAGGCTTATGGTAGGTGATAGTAGTGTGGATATTCGAACAGGCAGAGCTTGTGGAATTAACACCTGTGGGGTTACTTATGGGTTTAGGCCGATTGAAGAATTAAAAGCAGCAGGGCCCGATATTTTGGTTCACTCGGTGACAGAATTACAACAAGTGTTGGCAGGGGAATCAGATTGA
- a CDS encoding acyl-CoA thioesterase, translating into MEYKIQKEIPVRFSDLDALGHVNNSVYFTYMEEGRMEYFKQFPNMNFEGLPKASFILADISCQFKSPAFLGETMVVKLCTTQIKNSSFIMEYRLEEKTSGRLVATGSSVQVYFDYQNKKSLPIPPALKTTFEKIENKKF; encoded by the coding sequence GTGGAATACAAGATACAAAAAGAAATCCCGGTGCGTTTCTCAGACCTCGACGCCTTGGGCCATGTCAATAACTCCGTTTATTTTACTTATATGGAAGAAGGCCGCATGGAATATTTTAAACAATTTCCCAACATGAATTTCGAGGGACTGCCCAAAGCAAGCTTCATTTTAGCCGATATCTCTTGCCAGTTTAAATCGCCTGCCTTTTTGGGAGAAACGATGGTGGTTAAACTATGCACCACCCAAATAAAAAATTCTTCGTTTATCATGGAATACCGCTTAGAAGAAAAAACCTCCGGCCGTTTAGTCGCCACCGGTTCAAGCGTACAAGTTTATTTTGATTATCAAAATAAAAAATCCCTCCCCATCCCCCCAGCGCTCAAAACAACTTTTGAGAAGATTGAGAATAAAAAATTCTGA
- the greA gene encoding transcription elongation factor GreA — translation MAQEPMTPEGLKKLKEELKRYRFVERLKNVKDIEIARAHGDLRENAEYHAAKDRQGHIAAQIQFLEDAIARAVVIDPQTLKSDKVVFGATVTLLELEIEETVTYQIVGKHESDLKVGKISVDAPLSKSLIGKTVGDAIVFKSAKGVKEYEVIEIKFL, via the coding sequence ATGGCGCAAGAACCCATGACCCCAGAGGGGTTAAAAAAACTAAAAGAAGAATTGAAACGTTACAGATTTGTCGAGCGGTTAAAGAATGTAAAAGACATCGAGATTGCTCGTGCCCATGGTGATTTGCGCGAGAATGCCGAGTATCATGCGGCTAAAGATCGCCAAGGGCATATCGCAGCCCAGATTCAATTTTTAGAAGACGCCATTGCTCGTGCCGTGGTGATTGATCCGCAGACCCTCAAATCAGACAAAGTCGTTTTTGGCGCTACCGTTACTTTATTAGAACTCGAAATAGAAGAAACCGTTACTTATCAGATTGTGGGTAAGCATGAATCTGATTTAAAAGTCGGCAAAATTTCTGTGGATGCGCCTTTGAGCAAATCTTTAATTGGAAAAACCGTGGGGGACGCAATTGTGTTCAAGAGTGCGAAGGGTGTTAAAGAATACGAAGTGATAGAAATTAAATTCCTCTAA